From Mus musculus strain C57BL/6J chromosome Y genomic patch of type FIX, GRCm38.p6 PATCHES MG4211_PATCH, the proteins below share one genomic window:
- the Gm20738 gene encoding Ssty1 family member (The RefSeq protein has 5 substitutions compared to this genomic sequence) translates to MTSLKKKSRRKPSSQALGNIVGCRISHGWKQGNEPVTHWKAIILGQLPTNPSLYLVKYDGIDSVYGQELHSDERILNLKVLPPKVVFLQVRDVHLASALVCREVQHKFEGKDGSEDNWSGMVLAQVPFLQDYFYISYKKDPVLYVYQLLDDYKEGNLHIIPETPLAEARSGDDNDFLIGSWVQYTRDDGSKKFGKVVYKVLANSTVYFIKFLGDLHIYVYILVSNIT, encoded by the coding sequence atgacatcactcaagaagaagagtaggaggaagccttcttcccaggccctggggaatattgttggctgcagaatttctcacgggtggaaggaaggtaatgagcctgtcacccattggaaggccatcattctaggtcaactgccaacaaacccttctctttatttggtgaagtatgacggaattgacagtgtctacggacaggagctccacagcgatgagaggattttaaatcttaaggtcttgcctcacaaagtagtttttcttcaggtgagggatgtccacctcgccagcgccctggtttgcagagaggtacaacacaaatttgaggggaaagatggctctgaggacaactggagtgggatggtgctagcccaggtgccattcttacaggactatttttacatttcctacaagaaggatccggtcctctaagtctatcagctcctggatgactacaaggaaggtaacctccacatcattccagagacccctctggctgaggcgagatcaggtgatgacaatgacttcttaataggttcctgggtgcagtacaccagagatgatggatccaaaaagttcggaaaggttgtttacaaagttctagccaattctactgtgtactttatcaaaattcttggtgacctacatatctatgtctatactctggtgtcaaatatcacttaa